From the genome of Pseudomonas yamanorum, one region includes:
- a CDS encoding MFS transporter has translation MSESSCSPLLGSEIKRHQLSRFILITCISLISFFPINILLPSFPALAARFDMPSADVALSISLFTLVFSISQLVAGPLSDKWGRKEVLLGCITLSILGAIGCALSTDYLSFLLFRSVQAMGCGFFVLGHALVEDLFEEQDRARVRLYYMTLSGSFVALSPLIGSWLQTTFDWQGSFYGFALMALGMLIHAFCILPSKSASPHRTPVSIIGTLKDVATNRDFLRYWWIAALVFACYFALISVTPLIFMDSLKLSEYQYALVLMVYGVAYLLGGLAASYLQKRISLSRQINIGLGLLLIAGVLLILIVGLGAITTITLLIPMLISALAVTLVRPAAISAAMLLFSSSAGTAASAGNSIMFITAAVSSAALAQAGANLLLTIAISFIVFSVWGVVTNARVGR, from the coding sequence ATGTCTGAGTCTTCCTGCTCGCCCTTACTCGGCAGCGAGATAAAACGCCACCAACTCTCACGCTTCATCCTCATCACCTGCATTTCGCTGATCAGCTTTTTCCCGATCAATATCCTGCTGCCCTCATTCCCGGCCCTCGCCGCCCGATTCGACATGCCCAGCGCAGATGTCGCGCTGTCCATCAGCCTGTTCACGTTGGTTTTTTCGATTTCCCAACTGGTCGCCGGCCCGCTGTCGGATAAATGGGGCCGCAAGGAAGTCCTGCTCGGTTGCATCACGCTGTCGATCCTGGGTGCGATAGGTTGCGCATTATCGACGGACTACCTGAGCTTCCTGCTGTTTCGCTCGGTCCAGGCCATGGGTTGCGGCTTCTTCGTACTGGGCCACGCGTTAGTGGAGGACCTGTTCGAAGAACAGGATCGAGCCCGTGTTCGCCTCTACTACATGACCCTGAGCGGCTCGTTCGTCGCCTTGTCACCGCTGATCGGCTCCTGGTTGCAAACCACCTTCGACTGGCAAGGTAGTTTCTATGGATTCGCACTGATGGCGTTGGGCATGTTGATCCATGCGTTCTGCATACTGCCCTCCAAGTCCGCCAGCCCGCACCGCACGCCGGTGTCGATCATCGGCACTCTGAAAGATGTCGCGACCAATCGCGACTTCCTGCGTTACTGGTGGATCGCCGCGCTGGTGTTCGCCTGCTACTTCGCCTTGATCAGCGTGACACCGTTGATTTTCATGGACTCGTTGAAACTCTCCGAATACCAGTACGCACTGGTACTCATGGTGTATGGCGTGGCCTATCTGCTCGGTGGCTTGGCGGCGTCGTATCTTCAAAAACGCATCTCGCTGTCCCGGCAAATCAACATCGGCCTTGGATTGCTGCTTATTGCAGGCGTGCTTCTGATACTGATCGTCGGTCTTGGAGCTATCACCACCATCACCCTGCTGATCCCGATGCTGATCAGCGCCCTGGCCGTGACCCTGGTACGCCCCGCCGCGATTTCCGCGGCCATGTTGCTGTTCTCCAGCAGCGCCGGCACCGCCGCTTCGGCCGGCAATAGCATCATGTTCATCACCGCCGCCGTCAGCAGCGCCGCCCTCGCCCAAGCGGGAGCCAACCTGCTGCTGACCATCGCCATCAGCTTCATCGTGTTCAGCGTTTGGGGCGTGGTGACGAACGCTCGGGTCGGCCGCTGA
- a CDS encoding SagB/ThcOx family dehydrogenase, with amino-acid sequence MQMNPNLFFLTKSQHLIIWNYKTHEQFELDRAHSQRLLELIYDLSLYNPEFEIDSTFTHHAIIQQGAPTLDNQWGWDDLSRIFHIGTKDLSDADQPTDGVSWAAHYLAHCQGVMRKSPPDSNRFAHLQSEDFISLPQPSPNESLRTYPLLQHTLVKRKTCRTYLNKSISLEDLSTLLYLSLGHLKERLQDTSHLTPPSFRARRSSPSGGGLSSSEGYVYAHNIRGVNPGFYYYHPELHALRLIRRIQEPLGNYLNGQHFIDNLPFGIFITSRFDKLWWKYPHSRAYRVALIEAGHISQTAQLISTAMGLNTWISSALNDTKIEKALGIQDLKEQLVLFVGAGYSDGQVFSDEFEKLLRTD; translated from the coding sequence ATGCAAATGAATCCCAACTTATTTTTCTTAACCAAATCACAACATCTGATTATCTGGAACTACAAAACTCATGAGCAATTTGAATTAGATCGCGCGCACTCGCAGCGACTGCTAGAGCTAATATACGACCTTTCGCTTTATAACCCTGAGTTTGAGATCGACTCGACGTTCACTCACCATGCAATTATTCAACAAGGTGCGCCAACGTTAGATAACCAGTGGGGATGGGATGATTTGTCGAGGATATTCCACATCGGTACAAAAGACTTATCAGACGCTGATCAACCTACAGACGGCGTCAGTTGGGCAGCTCATTATTTGGCCCACTGCCAGGGCGTAATGCGCAAGAGTCCTCCTGATTCGAATCGGTTCGCCCATCTCCAATCAGAAGACTTTATCAGTCTACCGCAACCCTCACCAAACGAATCGCTCAGAACATACCCGTTACTGCAACACACGTTAGTTAAGCGAAAAACCTGCCGCACTTATTTAAACAAAAGCATTTCTTTAGAAGACCTAAGTACGCTGCTCTACCTGTCTCTAGGGCACTTAAAAGAACGCCTGCAAGACACCTCACATTTAACGCCCCCCTCTTTCCGCGCTAGACGAAGCAGCCCGTCAGGTGGTGGATTAAGCTCCAGCGAAGGTTATGTGTATGCGCACAACATAAGAGGCGTAAATCCCGGATTTTATTATTACCACCCGGAGTTACACGCACTCAGGCTGATTCGTCGAATACAAGAGCCTCTTGGAAATTACCTTAACGGCCAGCACTTCATCGACAATCTTCCCTTTGGTATTTTCATTACATCACGATTCGACAAACTGTGGTGGAAGTACCCACACTCCAGAGCCTACCGAGTTGCCCTGATAGAAGCCGGACACATCTCACAAACAGCTCAGCTCATTTCAACCGCCATGGGGCTTAACACTTGGATTTCCTCCGCTCTCAACGACACCAAGATCGAGAAAGCCCTTGGCATACAGGACCTTAAAGAGCAGTTGGTACTTTTCGTAGGCGCCGGTTACAGCGACGGTCAGGTTTTCAGCGATGAATTCGAAAAGCTTTTGAGGACTGATTGA
- a CDS encoding class I SAM-dependent rRNA methyltransferase, whose amino-acid sequence MSLPSLRLKANADRRLRNGHLWVYSNEIDVAATPLHGFQAGDQAILEAAGGKTLGIVAMSPNNLICARLLSRDIKLPLDKSLLVHRINVALSLRDRLFDKPFYRLVYGDSDLLPGLVVDRFGDILVVQIASATMEAHKEDVIAALTQVLKPSGILFKNDSAARDAEGLNRYVETVFGLVPEWVALEENGVKFEAPVIQGQKTGWFYDHRMNRARLAPYAKGKRVLDLYSYIGGWGVQAAAFGASEVFCVDASAFALDGVERNAALNGVAEKMTCIEGDVFEALKELKASEERFDVIVADPPAFIKRKKDMKNGEGAYRRLNEQAMRLLSKDGILVSASCSMHLPEDDLQNILLTSARHLDRNIQMLERGGQGPDHPVHPAIAETRYIKSITCRLLPNS is encoded by the coding sequence ATGTCCCTGCCAAGCCTGCGTCTCAAAGCCAACGCCGATCGTCGTTTGCGCAACGGCCACCTGTGGGTCTACAGCAACGAAATCGATGTGGCCGCCACACCTCTTCACGGCTTCCAGGCAGGCGACCAGGCGATCCTGGAAGCAGCCGGCGGCAAGACCCTCGGCATCGTGGCCATGAGCCCGAACAACCTGATCTGCGCCCGCCTGCTGTCCCGCGACATCAAGCTGCCGCTGGACAAGTCGCTGCTGGTACACCGCATCAACGTGGCCCTGTCCCTGCGTGACCGCCTGTTCGACAAGCCGTTCTACCGCCTGGTGTACGGCGATTCCGACCTGTTGCCAGGCCTGGTGGTCGACCGTTTCGGCGACATCCTGGTGGTGCAGATCGCTTCGGCGACCATGGAAGCCCACAAGGAAGACGTGATCGCCGCACTGACCCAAGTGCTCAAGCCAAGCGGCATCCTGTTCAAGAACGACTCCGCCGCGCGTGATGCCGAAGGCCTCAACCGCTACGTCGAAACCGTATTCGGCCTGGTGCCGGAGTGGGTTGCCCTGGAAGAAAACGGCGTGAAGTTCGAAGCGCCGGTGATCCAGGGTCAGAAGACCGGCTGGTTCTACGACCACCGCATGAACCGCGCTCGCCTGGCTCCGTATGCCAAAGGCAAACGCGTACTCGACCTGTACAGCTACATCGGCGGCTGGGGCGTGCAAGCGGCTGCCTTCGGCGCCAGTGAAGTGTTCTGCGTCGACGCCTCCGCCTTCGCCCTCGACGGCGTGGAGCGCAACGCGGCACTGAACGGCGTTGCCGAGAAGATGACCTGCATCGAAGGCGACGTGTTCGAAGCCCTCAAAGAGCTGAAAGCCAGCGAAGAGCGTTTCGACGTGATCGTGGCCGACCCGCCGGCCTTCATCAAGCGCAAGAAAGACATGAAAAACGGCGAAGGCGCCTACCGCCGCCTGAACGAGCAAGCCATGCGCCTGCTCAGCAAGGACGGCATCCTGGTCAGCGCTTCGTGCTCGATGCACTTGCCGGAAGATGACCTGCAAAACATCCTGCTGACCAGCGCCCGTCACCTGGACCGCAATATCCAGATGCTGGAACGCGGCGGCCAGGGCCCGGATCACCCGGTGCACCCGGCGATTGCCGAGACTCGGTATATCAAGAGCATTACGTGCCGGTTGTTGCCGAATAGCTAA
- a CDS encoding HDOD domain-containing protein gives MPPQPQIMVDLQMEQYMPDPDLEVIARLIAQDPGLSGSLLKIVNSPYYGLSNKIVSIQRAVNLLGSRSIVNLINAQSIKGEMSDDTIVTLNRFWDTAQDVAMTCLALAKRTGSQAVDEAYALGLFHDCGVPLMLKRFPNYMSVLEEAYANAGPECRVVDTENQAFNTNHAVVGYYTAKSWRLPEHVTDAIANHHNALAIFSDESNHKPQLKNLLAILKMAEHICASYRVLGNQVDDHEWSAIGPLVLDHIGLSDYDFESLKLSIRELGAH, from the coding sequence GTGCCGCCTCAACCGCAAATCATGGTGGATTTGCAGATGGAGCAGTACATGCCCGATCCGGATCTGGAAGTGATCGCCCGGCTGATCGCCCAGGACCCGGGCCTTTCCGGCTCGCTGCTGAAGATCGTCAACTCGCCGTATTACGGGCTGAGCAACAAGATTGTCTCGATCCAGCGCGCGGTGAACCTGCTGGGCAGCCGCTCCATCGTCAACCTGATTAACGCGCAGTCGATCAAGGGCGAGATGAGCGACGACACCATCGTCACCCTCAACCGTTTCTGGGACACCGCCCAGGATGTGGCCATGACCTGCCTGGCCCTGGCCAAGCGCACCGGCAGCCAGGCGGTCGATGAAGCCTACGCGTTGGGGCTGTTCCACGATTGCGGCGTGCCGCTGATGCTCAAGCGTTTCCCGAACTACATGAGCGTGCTGGAGGAGGCCTATGCCAACGCCGGCCCGGAATGCCGTGTGGTCGACACCGAGAACCAGGCGTTCAACACCAACCATGCCGTGGTGGGCTACTACACCGCCAAATCCTGGCGCCTGCCGGAGCATGTGACCGACGCCATCGCCAATCACCACAATGCCCTGGCGATTTTCAGCGACGAGTCCAACCACAAGCCGCAGCTGAAAAACCTGCTGGCGATCCTGAAAATGGCCGAGCACATTTGTGCGTCGTACCGCGTGCTGGGCAACCAGGTGGATGACCATGAGTGGAGTGCCATCGGCCCGCTGGTGCTGGACCATATCGGCCTGTCGGACTACGACTTCGAGAGTTTGAAGTTGTCGATCCGCGAGCTGGGCGCGCACTAA
- the mutM gene encoding bifunctional DNA-formamidopyrimidine glycosylase/DNA-(apurinic or apyrimidinic site) lyase: MPELPEVETTRRGIAPHLEGQRVSRVVVRERRLRWPIPEDLDVRLSGQRIVLVERRAKYLLINAEVGTLISHLGMSGNLRLVEAGSPAAKHEHVDIELESGLALRYTDPRRFGAMLWSLDPLNHELLIRLGPEPLTDLFDGERLFQLSRGRSMAVKPFIMDNAVVVGVGNIYATEALFAAGIDPRREAKGISRGRYLKLAIEIKRILAAAIERGGTTLRDFIGGDGQPGYFQQELFVYGRGGEACKVCGAELRNVMLGQRASVFCPKCQS, encoded by the coding sequence ATGCCCGAGTTACCGGAAGTCGAAACCACCCGGCGCGGAATTGCGCCGCATCTGGAAGGCCAGCGGGTCAGCCGTGTGGTGGTGCGTGAGCGGCGTCTGCGCTGGCCGATCCCGGAAGACCTGGATGTGCGGCTGTCCGGGCAACGGATCGTGCTGGTGGAACGGCGGGCCAAGTACCTGTTGATCAATGCCGAAGTCGGCACCTTGATCAGCCATCTGGGCATGTCGGGCAACCTGCGCCTGGTAGAAGCCGGCAGCCCGGCGGCCAAGCATGAACATGTGGATATCGAGCTGGAGTCGGGCCTGGCCCTGCGCTACACCGACCCGCGACGCTTTGGCGCGATGCTCTGGAGCCTCGACCCACTGAACCATGAACTGCTGATCCGCCTGGGGCCGGAGCCGTTGACCGACCTGTTTGACGGCGAGCGGTTGTTCCAGCTGTCCCGTGGACGCTCGATGGCGGTGAAGCCGTTCATCATGGATAACGCGGTGGTGGTGGGGGTGGGCAATATCTACGCGACGGAGGCGCTGTTTGCCGCCGGGATTGATCCGCGTCGGGAAGCCAAGGGCATTTCCCGTGGGCGTTACCTGAAGCTGGCGATCGAGATCAAACGCATCCTGGCGGCGGCCATCGAGCGCGGCGGCACCACGCTGCGGGATTTTATCGGCGGCGACGGGCAGCCGGGGTATTTCCAGCAGGAATTGTTCGTTTATGGCCGTGGTGGCGAGGCGTGCAAGGTCTGCGGGGCTGAGTTGCGCAACGTGATGCTGGGCCAGCGGGCGAGTGTGTTTTGCCCGAAGTGTCAGAGCTGA
- a CDS encoding YfhL family 4Fe-4S dicluster ferredoxin, which produces MSLIITDDCINCDVCEPECPNAAISQGEEIYVIDPNLCTQCVGHYDEPQCQQVCPVDCIPLDEAHPETEEQLMEKYRLITGKA; this is translated from the coding sequence ATGTCCCTGATCATCACCGACGATTGCATCAACTGCGACGTCTGCGAACCCGAGTGCCCGAACGCTGCCATTTCTCAGGGTGAGGAGATCTACGTGATCGACCCCAACCTGTGCACCCAGTGTGTCGGCCACTACGACGAACCTCAGTGCCAGCAGGTCTGCCCGGTGGATTGCATTCCGCTGGACGAGGCTCATCCGGAGACGGAAGAGCAACTGATGGAGAAGTACCGGTTGATTACCGGCAAAGCCTAA
- the coaD gene encoding pantetheine-phosphate adenylyltransferase: MNRVLYPGTFDPITKGHGDLVERASRLFDHVIIAVAASPKKNPLFPLEQRVELAREVTKHLPNVEVVGFSTLLAHFAKEQNANVFLRGLRAVSDFEYEFQLANMNRQLAPDVESLFLTPSERYSFISSTLVREIAALGGDITKFVHPAVADALTLRFKK; encoded by the coding sequence ATGAACCGAGTGTTGTACCCAGGTACCTTCGACCCAATCACCAAGGGCCATGGCGATCTGGTCGAACGCGCCTCGCGCTTGTTCGACCATGTGATTATCGCGGTCGCTGCCAGCCCCAAGAAAAACCCGCTGTTTCCCCTGGAGCAGCGCGTGGAGCTGGCCCGTGAGGTCACCAAGCATCTGCCCAACGTTGAAGTGGTCGGCTTCTCGACGCTGCTGGCGCACTTTGCCAAGGAACAGAACGCCAATGTCTTCCTGCGCGGCCTGCGGGCGGTGTCGGACTTCGAATACGAGTTCCAACTGGCCAACATGAACCGCCAACTGGCGCCGGACGTGGAAAGCCTGTTTCTTACGCCGTCGGAGCGTTATTCGTTCATTTCCTCGACATTGGTCCGAGAAATCGCGGCGTTGGGCGGGGATATCACCAAGTTTGTGCACCCGGCTGTGGCGGATGCGCTGACGCTGCGCTTCAAGAAGTAA
- a CDS encoding GMC family oxidoreductase, translating to MPVPDLFRDGMARGWKTHNGAALDQDLTLEADVAIIGSGAGGGTTAEILSAAGYKVLLIEEGPLKTSNDFKLLEDEAYASLYQEGIGRMSKDGAITILQGRAVGGTTLINWTSSFRTPDPTLAHWASEYAVKGHSSAEMAPWFEKMEQRLGIAPWAMPPNANNDVIRKGCEKLGYSWHVIPRNVRGCFNLGYCGMGCPVNAKQSMLVTTIPSTLEKGGELLYLARAERLKFSGDTITSLECVAMDQYCVAPTGRKITVKAKHYVLAGGGINSPALLLRSDAPDPHSRLGKRTFLHLVNFSAGLFDEVINPFYGAPQSIYSDHFQWQDGTTGKMSYKLEVPPLHPGLASTLLGGYGTQNALDMGQLPKTHAMLALLRDGFHPDSPGGTVELRGDGTPVLDYQVSPYAWDGLRRAFHSMAEIQFAGGAKSVMPLHGDARYVNTLAEARSMIDGLNLELHRTRLGSAHVMGGCAMGEEPKNAVADSLGRHHQLRNLSIHDGSLFPTSIGANPQLSVYGLTAQLATALAERLKTA from the coding sequence ATGCCCGTACCTGATCTGTTCCGCGATGGCATGGCCCGCGGCTGGAAAACCCATAATGGCGCCGCCCTCGACCAGGACCTGACCCTGGAAGCTGACGTCGCAATCATCGGCAGCGGCGCCGGCGGCGGCACCACCGCCGAAATCCTCAGCGCAGCCGGCTACAAGGTACTGTTGATTGAAGAAGGGCCGCTGAAAACCAGCAACGACTTCAAGCTGCTGGAAGACGAGGCCTACGCCAGCCTGTATCAGGAAGGCATCGGGCGCATGAGCAAGGACGGCGCCATCACCATCCTGCAGGGCCGCGCGGTTGGCGGTACCACGCTGATCAACTGGACCTCCAGTTTCCGCACCCCGGACCCGACCCTCGCCCACTGGGCCAGCGAATACGCGGTCAAGGGCCACAGCAGCGCCGAGATGGCGCCCTGGTTCGAAAAAATGGAGCAGCGCCTGGGCATCGCGCCCTGGGCGATGCCGCCGAACGCCAACAATGACGTGATCCGCAAAGGCTGCGAAAAACTCGGCTACAGCTGGCACGTGATCCCGCGCAACGTGCGCGGCTGTTTCAACCTGGGGTATTGCGGCATGGGCTGCCCGGTCAATGCCAAGCAATCGATGCTGGTGACGACCATTCCGTCGACCCTGGAGAAAGGCGGCGAACTGCTGTACCTGGCCCGCGCCGAACGCCTGAAGTTCAGCGGTGACACCATCACCAGCCTCGAATGCGTGGCCATGGATCAGTATTGCGTGGCTCCCACAGGCCGCAAAATCACGGTTAAAGCCAAGCACTACGTACTGGCCGGCGGCGGCATCAACAGCCCGGCGCTGCTGCTCCGTTCCGATGCGCCCGACCCCCACTCGCGCCTGGGCAAGCGGACCTTTTTGCATCTGGTTAATTTTTCCGCCGGGCTGTTCGACGAGGTGATCAACCCGTTCTACGGGGCGCCGCAGTCGATCTATTCCGATCACTTCCAATGGCAGGACGGCACCACCGGCAAAATGTCCTACAAGCTCGAAGTGCCGCCACTGCATCCGGGACTCGCCAGTACCTTGCTTGGCGGCTACGGCACGCAGAACGCGCTGGATATGGGCCAACTGCCCAAGACCCACGCAATGCTTGCCCTGCTGCGCGACGGTTTCCACCCCGACAGCCCGGGCGGCACAGTCGAATTGCGCGGCGATGGCACCCCGGTGCTCGATTATCAGGTCTCGCCCTACGCCTGGGATGGCCTGCGCCGGGCGTTCCACAGCATGGCGGAGATTCAGTTCGCCGGCGGTGCCAAGTCGGTGATGCCGCTGCACGGGGATGCACGCTACGTGAACACGCTGGCCGAAGCCCGCAGCATGATTGACGGTTTGAACCTTGAATTGCATCGTACGCGGCTCGGCAGCGCGCATGTGATGGGCGGTTGCGCCATGGGTGAAGAACCGAAAAATGCGGTGGCCGACAGTCTTGGGCGCCATCATCAACTGCGCAACTTATCGATCCACGATGGCTCGCTATTCCCCACCAGCATTGGGGCTAACCCGCAGTTATCGGTCTACGGATTGACCGCGCAACTGGCGACAGCATTGGCCGAACGTCTGAAAACGGCCTGA
- a CDS encoding coniferyl aldehyde dehydrogenase has protein sequence MSANVAYLQDSQALDQLQDLFDAQRRAYAANPMPPAAQRQQWLKALRDLLSDERQALINAISSDFSHRSADETLFAELMPSLHGIHYASKHLKGWMKPSRRAVGIAFQPASAKVIYQPLGVVGVIVPWNYPLYLAIGPLVGALAAGNRVMLKLSESTPATGQLLKALLAKIFPEDLVCVVLGEAEVGMAFSKLRFDHLLFTGATSIGKHVMRAAAEHLTPVTLELGGKSPAIVSADVPLKDAAERIAFGKALNAGQTCVAPDYVLVPEDRVDGFVEAYSKAVRGFYPTLADNPDYTAIINERQLARLNGYVKDATDKGATLVPLYDRGQDRRMAHSLLLNVSDDMTVMQDEIFGPVLPIVPYRGLDQAFAYINQRPRPLALYYFGYNKAEQNRVLHETHSGGVCLNDTLLHVAQDDMPFGGIGPSGMGHYHGHEGFLTFSKAKGVLIKQRLNAAKLIYPPYGKSIQKLIQKLFVR, from the coding sequence ATGTCTGCCAACGTTGCCTACCTGCAAGATTCCCAGGCGCTGGACCAACTCCAGGACCTGTTCGACGCTCAACGCCGGGCCTACGCGGCCAACCCGATGCCGCCCGCCGCCCAGCGTCAGCAATGGCTCAAGGCCTTGCGCGACCTGCTGAGCGATGAGCGCCAGGCGCTGATCAACGCCATCAGCAGTGATTTCAGCCATCGTAGCGCCGACGAAACCCTGTTCGCCGAATTGATGCCCAGCCTGCATGGCATTCACTACGCCAGCAAACACCTCAAAGGCTGGATGAAACCTTCCCGCCGCGCTGTAGGCATCGCCTTCCAGCCCGCGTCGGCCAAGGTTATCTATCAACCGCTGGGCGTGGTCGGGGTGATCGTGCCCTGGAACTACCCGTTGTACCTGGCCATCGGCCCTTTGGTAGGCGCCTTGGCGGCCGGCAACCGGGTGATGCTCAAGCTCAGCGAATCTACTCCCGCCACCGGCCAGTTGCTCAAGGCGCTGCTGGCGAAGATCTTCCCCGAAGACCTCGTGTGCGTAGTGCTCGGCGAAGCGGAAGTCGGCATGGCGTTTTCCAAGTTGCGCTTCGATCACCTGCTGTTCACCGGCGCCACCAGCATCGGCAAGCACGTGATGCGCGCGGCGGCCGAACACCTGACACCGGTCACCCTGGAACTGGGTGGCAAGTCACCGGCGATTGTTTCCGCCGACGTACCGCTCAAGGACGCCGCCGAACGCATCGCCTTCGGCAAGGCGCTGAATGCCGGGCAAACCTGCGTGGCGCCGGACTACGTGCTGGTGCCGGAAGACCGTGTAGACGGTTTCGTCGAGGCCTACAGCAAGGCGGTTCGCGGGTTCTATCCGACTCTAGCCGACAACCCGGACTACACCGCGATCATCAACGAACGACAACTGGCCCGGCTCAACGGCTACGTGAAAGACGCCACTGACAAGGGCGCCACCTTGGTCCCACTGTATGACCGAGGCCAGGACCGGCGCATGGCCCACAGCCTGCTGCTGAATGTCAGCGACGACATGACGGTGATGCAGGACGAGATCTTCGGCCCGGTGCTGCCGATCGTGCCGTATCGCGGCCTCGACCAGGCCTTCGCCTACATCAATCAGCGCCCTCGCCCACTGGCGCTGTATTACTTCGGCTACAACAAGGCCGAACAGAACCGCGTACTGCACGAGACCCATTCCGGCGGCGTGTGCCTGAACGACACCTTGCTGCATGTGGCCCAGGACGACATGCCCTTCGGCGGCATCGGCCCGTCGGGCATGGGCCATTACCACGGCCATGAAGGTTTCCTGACCTTCAGCAAGGCCAAGGGCGTGCTGATCAAGCAACGCCTGAACGCCGCCAAGCTGATTTACCCGCCCTACGGCAAATCCATCCAGAAGTTGATCCAGAAGCTGTTCGTCCGCTAA